A genomic stretch from Echeneis naucrates chromosome 6, fEcheNa1.1, whole genome shotgun sequence includes:
- the snx27b gene encoding sorting nexin-27b isoform X2: MADVEGQGISSAVPPLPHPSSRNGSSGGNVTPGTGGGKVTPGTTVTSGPRLVRIVKSDSGYGFNVRGQVSEGGQLRSINGELYAPLQHVSAVLPGGAADRAGISKGDRILEVNGVNVEGATHKQVVDLIRAGERELVLAVLPVPPQEADCLDPGDDGSAQSCYDYSDKQAVPISVPSYKHTELNQEKFVVYNVYMAGRQLCSKRYREFVILHQNLKREFANFTFPKLPGKWPFSLSEQQLDARRRGLEEYLEKVCSVRVIGESDIMQEFLSESDENYNGVSDVELRIAMPDKTTLTVRVRKNSTTDQVYQAVVVKLGMDSVTASYFALFEVINHTFMRKLAPNEFPHKLYVQNYTSAIPGTCLTLRKWLFTTEEEILLNENQLAVNYFFHQAVDDVKKGFIKAEQKSYQLQKLAEQKKMSMYLSLLRGCEGYNEIIFPHCSCDSRRKGHVITAISIHHFKLHACTEEGTLENQVIAFDWGEMQRWDTDEEGMAFCFEYARGEKKPRWVKIFTPYFNYMHECFERVFCELKWRKEVEEEATDKDNKNCSKDGMCGKNIFQLLRHRRDGGT; this comes from the exons ATGGCGGACGTCGAGGGACAAGGAATCAGTTCAGCGGTCCCTCCGTTGCCTCACCCCTCCTCCCGTAACGGCTCCAGCGGCGGTAACGTTACACCGGGCACCGGCGGCGGTAAAGTCACACCGGGCACCACTGTTACTTCGGGCCCGCGGCTGGTCCGGATAGTGAAGTCGGACTCGGGCTACGGCTTCAATGTCCGGGGACAAGTTAGCGAAGGAGGGCAGCTCCGGAGCATTAACGGGGAACTGTACGCTCCGCTGCAGCATGTGAGTGCTGTTCTGCCGGGAGGTGCCGCCGACAGAGCCGGCATTTCCAAGGGGGACCGGATCCTGGAGGT AAATGGAGTGAATGTAGAGGGAGCGACACATAAGCAGGTAGTTGACCTGATCCGGGCAGGCGAGAGAGAGCTGGTGCTGGCCGTGCTGCCGGTCCCACCCCAGGAGGCCGACTGCTTGGATCCCGGGGACGACGGTTCAGCTCAGTCCTGCTACGACTACTCTGACAAACAGGCTGTCCCCATTTCTGTCCCCAGctacaaacacactgagctcaACCAGGAAAAGTTTGTG GTATATAATGTGTATATGGCAGGCAGGCAGTTGTGCTCCAAGCGTTATCGGGAGTTTGTGATCCTACACCAAAACCTTAAGAGGGAGTTTGCCAACTTTACATTCCCCAAGCTTCCTGGGAAATGGccattttccctctctgagcaaCAGCTGGATGCACGACGCAGAGGCCTGGAAGAATACTTAGAAAAAG TGTGCTCTGTACGGGTAATTGGAGAAAGTGACATCATGCAGGAGTTCCTGTCTGAATCAGATGAg AACTATAACGGTGTGTCAGATGTGGAGTTGAGAATAGCCATGCCGGATAAAACAACACTCACTGTCAGAGTTCGCAAAAACTCCACTACAGACCAGGTCTACCAG GCCGTGGTAGTGAAACTAGGGATGGACAGTGTAACAGCCAGCTACTTTGCTCTGTTTGAAGTCATCAACCACACCTTCA TGCGTAAGCTTGCCCCCAATGAGTTCCCCCACAAACTGTATGTACAGAACTATACCTCAGCCATCCCAGGAACCTGCCTCACTCTACGCAAGTGGCTTttcaccacagaagaagaaattctTCTGAATGAAAACCAGCTTGCTGTCAATTATTTCTTTCACCAG GCTGTGGATGATGTGAAGAAAGGCTTCATAAAAGCTGAGCAGAAATCCTATCAGTTGCAAAAGCTGGCAGAACAGAAGAAGATGTCAATG TATCTGAGTTTGTTGAGGGGTTGTGAAGGTTACAATGAGATCATATTCCCCCACTGTTCATGTGACTCTCGACGTAAAGGCCACGTCATCACAGCCATCAGCATTCACCACTTCAAGCTCCACGCCTGCACTGAGGAGGGAACACTTGAG AACCAAGTGATTGCATTTGATTGGGGGGAAATGCAGAGGTGGGACACAGACGAAGAGGGCATGGCCTTCTGCTTTGAATATGCACGAGGAGAGAAGAAACCACGCTGGGTCAAAATATTTACACCATAT TTTAACTACATGCATGAGTGCTTTGAGAGAGTCTTCTGTGAGctgaagtggaggaaggag gtggaggaggaagctACAGACAAGGACAATAAGAACTGCAGTAAAGATGGTATGTGTGGCAAG AATATTTTCCAGCTGCTGAGGCACAGAAGGGATGGAGGCACCTAG
- the snx27b gene encoding sorting nexin-27b isoform X3 → MADVEGQGISSAVPPLPHPSSRNGSSGGNVTPGTGGGKVTPGTTVTSGPRLVRIVKSDSGYGFNVRGQVSEGGQLRSINGELYAPLQHVSAVLPGGAADRAGISKGDRILEVNGVNVEGATHKQVVDLIRAGERELVLAVLPVPPQEADCLDPGDDGSAQSCYDYSDKQAVPISVPSYKHTELNQEKFVVYNVYMAGRQLCSKRYREFVILHQNLKREFANFTFPKLPGKWPFSLSEQQLDARRRGLEEYLEKVCSVRVIGESDIMQEFLSESDENYNGVSDVELRIAMPDKTTLTVRVRKNSTTDQVYQAVVVKLGMDSVTASYFALFEVINHTFMRKLAPNEFPHKLYVQNYTSAIPGTCLTLRKWLFTTEEEILLNENQLAVNYFFHQAVDDVKKGFIKAEQKSYQLQKLAEQKKMSMYLSLLRGCEGYNEIIFPHCSCDSRRKGHVITAISIHHFKLHACTEEGTLENQVIAFDWGEMQRWDTDEEGMAFCFEYARGEKKPRWVKIFTPYFNYMHECFERVFCELKWRKENIFQLLRHRRDGGT, encoded by the exons ATGGCGGACGTCGAGGGACAAGGAATCAGTTCAGCGGTCCCTCCGTTGCCTCACCCCTCCTCCCGTAACGGCTCCAGCGGCGGTAACGTTACACCGGGCACCGGCGGCGGTAAAGTCACACCGGGCACCACTGTTACTTCGGGCCCGCGGCTGGTCCGGATAGTGAAGTCGGACTCGGGCTACGGCTTCAATGTCCGGGGACAAGTTAGCGAAGGAGGGCAGCTCCGGAGCATTAACGGGGAACTGTACGCTCCGCTGCAGCATGTGAGTGCTGTTCTGCCGGGAGGTGCCGCCGACAGAGCCGGCATTTCCAAGGGGGACCGGATCCTGGAGGT AAATGGAGTGAATGTAGAGGGAGCGACACATAAGCAGGTAGTTGACCTGATCCGGGCAGGCGAGAGAGAGCTGGTGCTGGCCGTGCTGCCGGTCCCACCCCAGGAGGCCGACTGCTTGGATCCCGGGGACGACGGTTCAGCTCAGTCCTGCTACGACTACTCTGACAAACAGGCTGTCCCCATTTCTGTCCCCAGctacaaacacactgagctcaACCAGGAAAAGTTTGTG GTATATAATGTGTATATGGCAGGCAGGCAGTTGTGCTCCAAGCGTTATCGGGAGTTTGTGATCCTACACCAAAACCTTAAGAGGGAGTTTGCCAACTTTACATTCCCCAAGCTTCCTGGGAAATGGccattttccctctctgagcaaCAGCTGGATGCACGACGCAGAGGCCTGGAAGAATACTTAGAAAAAG TGTGCTCTGTACGGGTAATTGGAGAAAGTGACATCATGCAGGAGTTCCTGTCTGAATCAGATGAg AACTATAACGGTGTGTCAGATGTGGAGTTGAGAATAGCCATGCCGGATAAAACAACACTCACTGTCAGAGTTCGCAAAAACTCCACTACAGACCAGGTCTACCAG GCCGTGGTAGTGAAACTAGGGATGGACAGTGTAACAGCCAGCTACTTTGCTCTGTTTGAAGTCATCAACCACACCTTCA TGCGTAAGCTTGCCCCCAATGAGTTCCCCCACAAACTGTATGTACAGAACTATACCTCAGCCATCCCAGGAACCTGCCTCACTCTACGCAAGTGGCTTttcaccacagaagaagaaattctTCTGAATGAAAACCAGCTTGCTGTCAATTATTTCTTTCACCAG GCTGTGGATGATGTGAAGAAAGGCTTCATAAAAGCTGAGCAGAAATCCTATCAGTTGCAAAAGCTGGCAGAACAGAAGAAGATGTCAATG TATCTGAGTTTGTTGAGGGGTTGTGAAGGTTACAATGAGATCATATTCCCCCACTGTTCATGTGACTCTCGACGTAAAGGCCACGTCATCACAGCCATCAGCATTCACCACTTCAAGCTCCACGCCTGCACTGAGGAGGGAACACTTGAG AACCAAGTGATTGCATTTGATTGGGGGGAAATGCAGAGGTGGGACACAGACGAAGAGGGCATGGCCTTCTGCTTTGAATATGCACGAGGAGAGAAGAAACCACGCTGGGTCAAAATATTTACACCATAT TTTAACTACATGCATGAGTGCTTTGAGAGAGTCTTCTGTGAGctgaagtggaggaaggag AATATTTTCCAGCTGCTGAGGCACAGAAGGGATGGAGGCACCTAG
- the snx27b gene encoding sorting nexin-27b isoform X1, producing MADVEGQGISSAVPPLPHPSSRNGSSGGNVTPGTGGGKVTPGTTVTSGPRLVRIVKSDSGYGFNVRGQVSEGGQLRSINGELYAPLQHVSAVLPGGAADRAGISKGDRILEVNGVNVEGATHKQVVDLIRAGERELVLAVLPVPPQEADCLDPGDDGSAQSCYDYSDKQAVPISVPSYKHTELNQEKFVVYNVYMAGRQLCSKRYREFVILHQNLKREFANFTFPKLPGKWPFSLSEQQLDARRRGLEEYLEKVCSVRVIGESDIMQEFLSESDENYNGVSDVELRIAMPDKTTLTVRVRKNSTTDQVYQAVVVKLGMDSVTASYFALFEVINHTFMRKLAPNEFPHKLYVQNYTSAIPGTCLTLRKWLFTTEEEILLNENQLAVNYFFHQAVDDVKKGFIKAEQKSYQLQKLAEQKKMSMYLSLLRGCEGYNEIIFPHCSCDSRRKGHVITAISIHHFKLHACTEEGTLENQVIAFDWGEMQRWDTDEEGMAFCFEYARGEKKPRWVKIFTPYFNYMHECFERVFCELKWRKEVEEEATDKDNKNCSKDEYFPAAEAQKGWRHLGREIVTS from the exons ATGGCGGACGTCGAGGGACAAGGAATCAGTTCAGCGGTCCCTCCGTTGCCTCACCCCTCCTCCCGTAACGGCTCCAGCGGCGGTAACGTTACACCGGGCACCGGCGGCGGTAAAGTCACACCGGGCACCACTGTTACTTCGGGCCCGCGGCTGGTCCGGATAGTGAAGTCGGACTCGGGCTACGGCTTCAATGTCCGGGGACAAGTTAGCGAAGGAGGGCAGCTCCGGAGCATTAACGGGGAACTGTACGCTCCGCTGCAGCATGTGAGTGCTGTTCTGCCGGGAGGTGCCGCCGACAGAGCCGGCATTTCCAAGGGGGACCGGATCCTGGAGGT AAATGGAGTGAATGTAGAGGGAGCGACACATAAGCAGGTAGTTGACCTGATCCGGGCAGGCGAGAGAGAGCTGGTGCTGGCCGTGCTGCCGGTCCCACCCCAGGAGGCCGACTGCTTGGATCCCGGGGACGACGGTTCAGCTCAGTCCTGCTACGACTACTCTGACAAACAGGCTGTCCCCATTTCTGTCCCCAGctacaaacacactgagctcaACCAGGAAAAGTTTGTG GTATATAATGTGTATATGGCAGGCAGGCAGTTGTGCTCCAAGCGTTATCGGGAGTTTGTGATCCTACACCAAAACCTTAAGAGGGAGTTTGCCAACTTTACATTCCCCAAGCTTCCTGGGAAATGGccattttccctctctgagcaaCAGCTGGATGCACGACGCAGAGGCCTGGAAGAATACTTAGAAAAAG TGTGCTCTGTACGGGTAATTGGAGAAAGTGACATCATGCAGGAGTTCCTGTCTGAATCAGATGAg AACTATAACGGTGTGTCAGATGTGGAGTTGAGAATAGCCATGCCGGATAAAACAACACTCACTGTCAGAGTTCGCAAAAACTCCACTACAGACCAGGTCTACCAG GCCGTGGTAGTGAAACTAGGGATGGACAGTGTAACAGCCAGCTACTTTGCTCTGTTTGAAGTCATCAACCACACCTTCA TGCGTAAGCTTGCCCCCAATGAGTTCCCCCACAAACTGTATGTACAGAACTATACCTCAGCCATCCCAGGAACCTGCCTCACTCTACGCAAGTGGCTTttcaccacagaagaagaaattctTCTGAATGAAAACCAGCTTGCTGTCAATTATTTCTTTCACCAG GCTGTGGATGATGTGAAGAAAGGCTTCATAAAAGCTGAGCAGAAATCCTATCAGTTGCAAAAGCTGGCAGAACAGAAGAAGATGTCAATG TATCTGAGTTTGTTGAGGGGTTGTGAAGGTTACAATGAGATCATATTCCCCCACTGTTCATGTGACTCTCGACGTAAAGGCCACGTCATCACAGCCATCAGCATTCACCACTTCAAGCTCCACGCCTGCACTGAGGAGGGAACACTTGAG AACCAAGTGATTGCATTTGATTGGGGGGAAATGCAGAGGTGGGACACAGACGAAGAGGGCATGGCCTTCTGCTTTGAATATGCACGAGGAGAGAAGAAACCACGCTGGGTCAAAATATTTACACCATAT TTTAACTACATGCATGAGTGCTTTGAGAGAGTCTTCTGTGAGctgaagtggaggaaggag gtggaggaggaagctACAGACAAGGACAATAAGAACTGCAGTAAAGATG AATATTTTCCAGCTGCTGAGGCACAGAAGGGATGGAGGCACCTAGGAAGGGAGATTGTCACCTCTTAA